One genomic segment of Coffea arabica cultivar ET-39 chromosome 6e, Coffea Arabica ET-39 HiFi, whole genome shotgun sequence includes these proteins:
- the LOC113696193 gene encoding phosphoglycerate kinase, cytosolic isoform X9, with amino-acid sequence MVRFDSKLLFQQLQERKIQCENAVSTIKYLHEAGAKVILISSWDADDENTMKIVRAESIAGALSSVLQVKVVPVKLVTTHIHSAKQESNIILLENLFQFKEEPANCKGFARLLSSGVDIFVNDAFSQSHRVLASTVAISRFCYASIAGFHFEAVLSQLKNITKTSQKPYVAIIGGGNLVEKAAALRLLVSICDGLVFVGNIAFQIMHALGLPLPMKLVEHGATEEALTLINSMKSRSRAVIVPKDFLCLNNLNPEKLEIFSADCLVDGWQPVDLGPESLEEIASLVSKCKKILWIGPVRFGLSHSDAGEASRLGAVVDRLRSQNNLETILVGKVACTTVLGSNLNYSVIENASVVWEFLKGRSLPGLMALDRSYPFDIKWDGVYDDPTRPLVVDVGSGNGLFLFGMAKKTKDLNFLGLEINGKLVNRCLERVLQTGMKNGYFIRTNATSTFRSIISSYPGELVLVSIQCPNPDFNKPEHRWEMVQRSLIEAIADLLALDGKVFLQSDIEGVAIRMKSEFVKYGKGKIMVMDESEDASCYQRQWLNENPFGVRSDWEQHVLDRGANMYRLLLSKPAIIAGSTCRG; translated from the exons ATGGTCAGATTTGATTCCAAGCTTCTATTTCAGCAGCTTCAGGAACGGAAGATCCAATGTGAGAATGCAGTTTCTACCATCAAGTATCTACATGAAGCAGGTGCAAAGGTAATTCTAATCAGTAGCTGGGATGCTGATGATGAAAATACTATGAAGATTGTTAGAGCAGAATCAATCGCTG GAGCTCTTTCTTCAGTTCTTCAAGTCAAAGTTGTGCCAGTCAAATTAGTTACCACGCACATTCACTCTGCTAAACAGGAATCTAACATCATTCTGCTGGAAAatctttttcaatttaaagaAGAACCTGCAAATTGTAAAGGGTTTGCCAGGCTATTGTCATCTGGGGTGGATATCTTTGTAAATGATGCCTTTTCTCAATCTCATAGAGTTCTTGCATCAACTGTTGCTATTTCTCGCTTCTGCTATGCCTCTATTGCTGGATTTCACTTTGAAGCTGTTCTTTCTCAACTGAAGAACATTACCAAGACCAGCCAAAAGCCCTATGTTGCCATT ATAGGAGGAGGGAATCTAGTAGAAAAAGCAGCTGCTCTGCGTCTTCTGGTGTCTATTTGTGATGGTCTGGTGTTTGTTGGTAATATAGCTTTCCAGATAATGCACGCCCTTGGATTACCTCTGCCAATGAAACTGGTGGAACATGGTGCTACTGAGGAAGCACTTACTCTAATCAATTCTATGAAGTCAAGGAGCAGAGCAGTTATTGTACCTAAAGATTTTCTGTGCCTAAATAATCTTAATCCAGAGAAGTTGGAGATATTTTCTGCTGATTGTCTGGTAGATG GTTGGCAACCTGTTGATCTTGGGCCAGAGTCACTGGAGGAAATTGCCTCATTGGTTTCAAAATGTAAG AAAATATTGTGGATCGGTCCAGTGAGATTTGGGTTGTCACATAGCGATGCTGGTGAAGCATCAAGATTGGGAGCAGTGGTTGATAGGCTGAGGAGTCAAAACAACTTGGAAACAATTCTTGTTGGAAAAGTGGCTTGCACAACAGTTCTGGGATCCAATCTGAATTATAGTGTTATTGAGAATGCTTCTGTTGTGTGGGAGTTTCTCAAGGGAAGAAGTCTTCCTGGCCTGATGGCGTTGGACAGA TCATATCCATTTGACATAAAGTGGGATGGAGTTTACGATGATCCAACTCGTCCTCTGGTTGTTGATGTTGGAAGTG GAAATGGGTTGTTTCTGTTTGGAATGGCAAAGAAGACGAAGGATCTGAATTTCTTGGGACTGGAGATTAATGGAAAG CTGGTAAATCGATGTCTTGAACGTGTTCTCCAAACTGGCATGAAGAATGG ATACTTCATTAGAACGAATGCAACTTCAACATTTCGCTCCATTATCTCAAGTTACCCAGGAGAATTGGTTCTTGTTTCAATACAG TGTCCAAATCCAGACTTTAACAAACCTGAACACCGGTGGGAAATGGTGCAGAGGTCATTGATTGAAGCAATTGCTGATTTGCTTGCTTTGGATGGAAAG GTATTTCTTCAGTCAGACATAGAAGGAGTTGCAATAAGAATGAAAAGCGAATTTGTTAAGTATGGTAAAGGCAAGATCATGGTTATGGATGAGTCAGAGGATGCTTCATGTTACCAAAGGCAATGGCTGAATGAAAATCCCTTTGGGGTTCGATCGGATTGGGAACAACATGTTTTAGACCGGGGTGCCAATATGTATAGATTACTTCTTTCAAAACCAGCCATAATTGCTGGAAGTACTTGTAGAGGGTAA
- the LOC113696193 gene encoding phosphoglycerate kinase, cytosolic isoform X5 — protein MNQALDIFRSSGYCFSRNPVFLNSSRNSPAFLLHKQNFPQEHLAAPLFEKYRRLVCSKRVNSKPFIPTESNSLCVELQERKIQCENAVSTIKYLHEAGAKVILISSWDADDENTMKIVRAESIAGALSSVLQVKVVPVKLVTTHIHSAKQESNIILLENLFQFKEEPANCKGFARLLSSGVDIFVNDAFSQSHRVLASTVAISRFCYASIAGFHFEAVLSQLKNITKTSQKPYVAIIGGGNLVEKAAALRLLVSICDGLVFVGNIAFQIMHALGLPLPMKLVEHGATEEALTLINSMKSRSRAVIVPKDFLCLNNLNPEKLEIFSADCLVDGWQPVDLGPESLEEIASLVSKCKKILWIGPVRFGLSHSDAGEASRLGAVVDRLRSQNNLETILVGKVACTTVLGSNLNYSVIENASVVWEFLKGRSLPGLMALDRSYPFDIKWDGVYDDPTRPLVVDVGSGNGLFLFGMAKKTKDLNFLGLEINGKLVNRCLERVLQTGMKNGYFIRTNATSTFRSIISSYPGELVLVSIQCPNPDFNKPEHRWEMVQRSLIEAIADLLALDGKVFLQSDIEGVAIRMKSEFVKYGKGKIMVMDESEDASCYQRQWLNENPFGVRSDWEQHVLDRGANMYRLLLSKPAIIAGSTCRG, from the exons ATGAATCAAGCTCTTGATATTTTCCGGTCCTCAGGATATTGTTTTAGTCGCAATCCGGTCTTCCTCAACTCCTCCAGAAACTCACCAGCGTTCCTGCTGCATAAACAAAACTTTCCACAGGAACATCTTGCAGCTCCTTTGTTTGAGAAATATCGCCGTCTTGTATGTTCAAAGCGAG TTAATAGCAAGCCGTTCATCCCTACTGAGTCAAATTCTCTCTGTGTTGAg CTTCAGGAACGGAAGATCCAATGTGAGAATGCAGTTTCTACCATCAAGTATCTACATGAAGCAGGTGCAAAGGTAATTCTAATCAGTAGCTGGGATGCTGATGATGAAAATACTATGAAGATTGTTAGAGCAGAATCAATCGCTG GAGCTCTTTCTTCAGTTCTTCAAGTCAAAGTTGTGCCAGTCAAATTAGTTACCACGCACATTCACTCTGCTAAACAGGAATCTAACATCATTCTGCTGGAAAatctttttcaatttaaagaAGAACCTGCAAATTGTAAAGGGTTTGCCAGGCTATTGTCATCTGGGGTGGATATCTTTGTAAATGATGCCTTTTCTCAATCTCATAGAGTTCTTGCATCAACTGTTGCTATTTCTCGCTTCTGCTATGCCTCTATTGCTGGATTTCACTTTGAAGCTGTTCTTTCTCAACTGAAGAACATTACCAAGACCAGCCAAAAGCCCTATGTTGCCATT ATAGGAGGAGGGAATCTAGTAGAAAAAGCAGCTGCTCTGCGTCTTCTGGTGTCTATTTGTGATGGTCTGGTGTTTGTTGGTAATATAGCTTTCCAGATAATGCACGCCCTTGGATTACCTCTGCCAATGAAACTGGTGGAACATGGTGCTACTGAGGAAGCACTTACTCTAATCAATTCTATGAAGTCAAGGAGCAGAGCAGTTATTGTACCTAAAGATTTTCTGTGCCTAAATAATCTTAATCCAGAGAAGTTGGAGATATTTTCTGCTGATTGTCTGGTAGATG GTTGGCAACCTGTTGATCTTGGGCCAGAGTCACTGGAGGAAATTGCCTCATTGGTTTCAAAATGTAAG AAAATATTGTGGATCGGTCCAGTGAGATTTGGGTTGTCACATAGCGATGCTGGTGAAGCATCAAGATTGGGAGCAGTGGTTGATAGGCTGAGGAGTCAAAACAACTTGGAAACAATTCTTGTTGGAAAAGTGGCTTGCACAACAGTTCTGGGATCCAATCTGAATTATAGTGTTATTGAGAATGCTTCTGTTGTGTGGGAGTTTCTCAAGGGAAGAAGTCTTCCTGGCCTGATGGCGTTGGACAGA TCATATCCATTTGACATAAAGTGGGATGGAGTTTACGATGATCCAACTCGTCCTCTGGTTGTTGATGTTGGAAGTG GAAATGGGTTGTTTCTGTTTGGAATGGCAAAGAAGACGAAGGATCTGAATTTCTTGGGACTGGAGATTAATGGAAAG CTGGTAAATCGATGTCTTGAACGTGTTCTCCAAACTGGCATGAAGAATGG ATACTTCATTAGAACGAATGCAACTTCAACATTTCGCTCCATTATCTCAAGTTACCCAGGAGAATTGGTTCTTGTTTCAATACAG TGTCCAAATCCAGACTTTAACAAACCTGAACACCGGTGGGAAATGGTGCAGAGGTCATTGATTGAAGCAATTGCTGATTTGCTTGCTTTGGATGGAAAG GTATTTCTTCAGTCAGACATAGAAGGAGTTGCAATAAGAATGAAAAGCGAATTTGTTAAGTATGGTAAAGGCAAGATCATGGTTATGGATGAGTCAGAGGATGCTTCATGTTACCAAAGGCAATGGCTGAATGAAAATCCCTTTGGGGTTCGATCGGATTGGGAACAACATGTTTTAGACCGGGGTGCCAATATGTATAGATTACTTCTTTCAAAACCAGCCATAATTGCTGGAAGTACTTGTAGAGGGTAA
- the LOC113696193 gene encoding uncharacterized protein isoform X2, whose protein sequence is MNQALDIFRSSGYCFSRNPVFLNSSRNSPAFLLHKQNFPQEHLAAPLFEKYRRLVCSKRVNSKPFIPTESNSLCVEAETCDGADFSAVPHVQTLREFPKEELSEKVVMVRFDSKLLFQQLQERKIQCENAVSTIKYLHEAGAKVILISSWDADDENTMKIVRAESIAGALSSVLQVKVVPVKLVTTHIHSAKQESNIILLENLFQFKEEPANCKGFARLLSSGVDIFVNDAFSQSHRVLASTVAISRFCYASIAGFHFEAVLSQLKNITKTSQKPYVAIIGGGNLVEKAAALRLLVSICDGLVFVGNIAFQIMHALGLPLPMKLVEHGATEEALTLINSMKSRSRAVIVPKDFLCLNNLNPEKLEIFSADCLVDGWQPVDLGPESLEEIASLVSKCKKILWIGPVRFGLSHSDAGEASRLGAVVDRLRSQNNLETILVGKVACTTVLGSNLNYSVIENASVVWEFLKGRSLPGLMALDRSYPFDIKWDGVYDDPTRPLVVDVGSGNGLFLFGMAKKTKDLNFLGLEINGKLVNRCLERVLQTGMKNGYFIRTNATSTFRSIISSYPGELVLVSIQCPNPDFNKPEHRWEMVQRSLIEAIADLLALDGKVFLQSDIEGVAIRMKSEFVKYGKGKIMVMDESEDASCYQRQWLNENPFGVRSDWEQHVLDRGANMYRLLLSKPAIIAGSTCRG, encoded by the exons ATGAATCAAGCTCTTGATATTTTCCGGTCCTCAGGATATTGTTTTAGTCGCAATCCGGTCTTCCTCAACTCCTCCAGAAACTCACCAGCGTTCCTGCTGCATAAACAAAACTTTCCACAGGAACATCTTGCAGCTCCTTTGTTTGAGAAATATCGCCGTCTTGTATGTTCAAAGCGAG TTAATAGCAAGCCGTTCATCCCTACTGAGTCAAATTCTCTCTGTGTTGAg GCTGAAACTTGTGATGGAGCAGATTTCAGTGCGGTACCTCATGTACAAACTCTTAGAGAATTCCCAAAAGAAGAGCTCTCAGAAAAAGTTGTTATGGTCAGATTTGATTCCAAGCTTCTATTTCAGCAGCTTCAGGAACGGAAGATCCAATGTGAGAATGCAGTTTCTACCATCAAGTATCTACATGAAGCAGGTGCAAAGGTAATTCTAATCAGTAGCTGGGATGCTGATGATGAAAATACTATGAAGATTGTTAGAGCAGAATCAATCGCTG GAGCTCTTTCTTCAGTTCTTCAAGTCAAAGTTGTGCCAGTCAAATTAGTTACCACGCACATTCACTCTGCTAAACAGGAATCTAACATCATTCTGCTGGAAAatctttttcaatttaaagaAGAACCTGCAAATTGTAAAGGGTTTGCCAGGCTATTGTCATCTGGGGTGGATATCTTTGTAAATGATGCCTTTTCTCAATCTCATAGAGTTCTTGCATCAACTGTTGCTATTTCTCGCTTCTGCTATGCCTCTATTGCTGGATTTCACTTTGAAGCTGTTCTTTCTCAACTGAAGAACATTACCAAGACCAGCCAAAAGCCCTATGTTGCCATT ATAGGAGGAGGGAATCTAGTAGAAAAAGCAGCTGCTCTGCGTCTTCTGGTGTCTATTTGTGATGGTCTGGTGTTTGTTGGTAATATAGCTTTCCAGATAATGCACGCCCTTGGATTACCTCTGCCAATGAAACTGGTGGAACATGGTGCTACTGAGGAAGCACTTACTCTAATCAATTCTATGAAGTCAAGGAGCAGAGCAGTTATTGTACCTAAAGATTTTCTGTGCCTAAATAATCTTAATCCAGAGAAGTTGGAGATATTTTCTGCTGATTGTCTGGTAGATG GTTGGCAACCTGTTGATCTTGGGCCAGAGTCACTGGAGGAAATTGCCTCATTGGTTTCAAAATGTAAG AAAATATTGTGGATCGGTCCAGTGAGATTTGGGTTGTCACATAGCGATGCTGGTGAAGCATCAAGATTGGGAGCAGTGGTTGATAGGCTGAGGAGTCAAAACAACTTGGAAACAATTCTTGTTGGAAAAGTGGCTTGCACAACAGTTCTGGGATCCAATCTGAATTATAGTGTTATTGAGAATGCTTCTGTTGTGTGGGAGTTTCTCAAGGGAAGAAGTCTTCCTGGCCTGATGGCGTTGGACAGA TCATATCCATTTGACATAAAGTGGGATGGAGTTTACGATGATCCAACTCGTCCTCTGGTTGTTGATGTTGGAAGTG GAAATGGGTTGTTTCTGTTTGGAATGGCAAAGAAGACGAAGGATCTGAATTTCTTGGGACTGGAGATTAATGGAAAG CTGGTAAATCGATGTCTTGAACGTGTTCTCCAAACTGGCATGAAGAATGG ATACTTCATTAGAACGAATGCAACTTCAACATTTCGCTCCATTATCTCAAGTTACCCAGGAGAATTGGTTCTTGTTTCAATACAG TGTCCAAATCCAGACTTTAACAAACCTGAACACCGGTGGGAAATGGTGCAGAGGTCATTGATTGAAGCAATTGCTGATTTGCTTGCTTTGGATGGAAAG GTATTTCTTCAGTCAGACATAGAAGGAGTTGCAATAAGAATGAAAAGCGAATTTGTTAAGTATGGTAAAGGCAAGATCATGGTTATGGATGAGTCAGAGGATGCTTCATGTTACCAAAGGCAATGGCTGAATGAAAATCCCTTTGGGGTTCGATCGGATTGGGAACAACATGTTTTAGACCGGGGTGCCAATATGTATAGATTACTTCTTTCAAAACCAGCCATAATTGCTGGAAGTACTTGTAGAGGGTAA
- the LOC113696193 gene encoding uncharacterized protein isoform X7, whose protein sequence is MNQALDIFRSSGYCFSRNPVFLNSSRNSPAFLLHKQNFPQEHLAAPLFEKYRRLVCSKRVNSKPFIPTESNSLCVEAETCDGADFSAVPHVQTLREFPKEELSEKVVMVRFDSKLLFQQLQERKIQCENAVSTIKYLHEAGAKVILISSWDADDENTMKIVRAESIAGALSSVLQVKVVPVKLVTTHIHSAKQESNIILLENLFQFKEEPANCKGFARLLSSGVDIFVNDAFSQSHRVLASTVAISRFCYASIAGFHFEAVLSQLKNITKTSQKPYVAIIGGGNLVEKAAALRLLVSICDGLVFVGWQPVDLGPESLEEIASLVSKCKKILWIGPVRFGLSHSDAGEASRLGAVVDRLRSQNNLETILVGKVACTTVLGSNLNYSVIENASVVWEFLKGRSLPGLMALDRSYPFDIKWDGVYDDPTRPLVVDVGSGNGLFLFGMAKKTKDLNFLGLEINGKLVNRCLERVLQTGMKNGYFIRTNATSTFRSIISSYPGELVLVSIQCPNPDFNKPEHRWEMVQRSLIEAIADLLALDGKVFLQSDIEGVAIRMKSEFVKYGKGKIMVMDESEDASCYQRQWLNENPFGVRSDWEQHVLDRGANMYRLLLSKPAIIAGSTCRG, encoded by the exons ATGAATCAAGCTCTTGATATTTTCCGGTCCTCAGGATATTGTTTTAGTCGCAATCCGGTCTTCCTCAACTCCTCCAGAAACTCACCAGCGTTCCTGCTGCATAAACAAAACTTTCCACAGGAACATCTTGCAGCTCCTTTGTTTGAGAAATATCGCCGTCTTGTATGTTCAAAGCGAG TTAATAGCAAGCCGTTCATCCCTACTGAGTCAAATTCTCTCTGTGTTGAg GCTGAAACTTGTGATGGAGCAGATTTCAGTGCGGTACCTCATGTACAAACTCTTAGAGAATTCCCAAAAGAAGAGCTCTCAGAAAAAGTTGTTATGGTCAGATTTGATTCCAAGCTTCTATTTCAGCAGCTTCAGGAACGGAAGATCCAATGTGAGAATGCAGTTTCTACCATCAAGTATCTACATGAAGCAGGTGCAAAGGTAATTCTAATCAGTAGCTGGGATGCTGATGATGAAAATACTATGAAGATTGTTAGAGCAGAATCAATCGCTG GAGCTCTTTCTTCAGTTCTTCAAGTCAAAGTTGTGCCAGTCAAATTAGTTACCACGCACATTCACTCTGCTAAACAGGAATCTAACATCATTCTGCTGGAAAatctttttcaatttaaagaAGAACCTGCAAATTGTAAAGGGTTTGCCAGGCTATTGTCATCTGGGGTGGATATCTTTGTAAATGATGCCTTTTCTCAATCTCATAGAGTTCTTGCATCAACTGTTGCTATTTCTCGCTTCTGCTATGCCTCTATTGCTGGATTTCACTTTGAAGCTGTTCTTTCTCAACTGAAGAACATTACCAAGACCAGCCAAAAGCCCTATGTTGCCATT ATAGGAGGAGGGAATCTAGTAGAAAAAGCAGCTGCTCTGCGTCTTCTGGTGTCTATTTGTGATGGTCTGGTGTTTGTTG GTTGGCAACCTGTTGATCTTGGGCCAGAGTCACTGGAGGAAATTGCCTCATTGGTTTCAAAATGTAAG AAAATATTGTGGATCGGTCCAGTGAGATTTGGGTTGTCACATAGCGATGCTGGTGAAGCATCAAGATTGGGAGCAGTGGTTGATAGGCTGAGGAGTCAAAACAACTTGGAAACAATTCTTGTTGGAAAAGTGGCTTGCACAACAGTTCTGGGATCCAATCTGAATTATAGTGTTATTGAGAATGCTTCTGTTGTGTGGGAGTTTCTCAAGGGAAGAAGTCTTCCTGGCCTGATGGCGTTGGACAGA TCATATCCATTTGACATAAAGTGGGATGGAGTTTACGATGATCCAACTCGTCCTCTGGTTGTTGATGTTGGAAGTG GAAATGGGTTGTTTCTGTTTGGAATGGCAAAGAAGACGAAGGATCTGAATTTCTTGGGACTGGAGATTAATGGAAAG CTGGTAAATCGATGTCTTGAACGTGTTCTCCAAACTGGCATGAAGAATGG ATACTTCATTAGAACGAATGCAACTTCAACATTTCGCTCCATTATCTCAAGTTACCCAGGAGAATTGGTTCTTGTTTCAATACAG TGTCCAAATCCAGACTTTAACAAACCTGAACACCGGTGGGAAATGGTGCAGAGGTCATTGATTGAAGCAATTGCTGATTTGCTTGCTTTGGATGGAAAG GTATTTCTTCAGTCAGACATAGAAGGAGTTGCAATAAGAATGAAAAGCGAATTTGTTAAGTATGGTAAAGGCAAGATCATGGTTATGGATGAGTCAGAGGATGCTTCATGTTACCAAAGGCAATGGCTGAATGAAAATCCCTTTGGGGTTCGATCGGATTGGGAACAACATGTTTTAGACCGGGGTGCCAATATGTATAGATTACTTCTTTCAAAACCAGCCATAATTGCTGGAAGTACTTGTAGAGGGTAA